GGGCTGCCGAGGCGCAGCGTGCGCGCGGAAGCGGCCTTGGACGCGGGGCGCGGACGGCGCTGCGCGGGGCGCGACGGGCGTGCGGGGCGCGCCTGGCGTGCGGGCGCGGGGACGCGGCGGCGCGGTGGATCTGGCTGCTTGGGCGGCACTGCGTCACCTGCCGGGGGTCTGGGTCGGCTTCGTGGACGTAACGGCGGACGGGTGCGCGGCGCTGCCCGGGCGGGTGCCCGTGGGGGACGGCAGGGGCGGGCTCGCGCTGCCGGAGGGCGGGGCTGTCGCCGAAGGGGTCGGCGTGGGCGTCGGCGTCGGCGAGGCCGGGACCACCAGGGCCTGGGGCACGGCCGAGGCCGCTCCGGGGACGCCCTTGACCGAGCCGTCGGGGTTGAGGAAGGCGGGGGCGTCGCCGGGGACCATGCCGAGCTCACGGGCCCGCTGCTCCAGCGCGTCGGGCGCGGAACGGTCGTCGACGTCGCGCTGCAGTGCCTGCTGCTCGTCGGTGAGTTCGGTGGTCTTCTTCTTGAGGTCGTTCAGCCGGAACGATCCGGCATTGAGCGCCGAGTTGAGCAGCAGCAGCGTGATCAGGCCGCCGCCCAGGAGCACGACGACCAGCAGGACGAAGGGCGTACGCGCCGCGGTGTTGGGCCCGGACGGCAGCATCCGCGCGAGCCGTGCGGCCCGCCCCTTCAACTGCCTGGCCGCTGTGGTCATACCGCCTCCTCGCGGATGCGCTGCGCACCCCGCAGCCGTGCGGGGGCCGCGCGCCGGTTCTCGGCGACCTCTTCCTCGGTGGGCAGCTCCGCGCCCCGGGTGAGGAGCTTCAGCCGCGGCTGGTAGCGCTCGGGCACCACGGGCAGGCCGGGCGGCGCGGTGTTGGCGGCGCCGGCCGCGAACACCTGCTTGACCAGGCGGTCTTCGAGCGAGTGGTACGAGAGCACCGCGATCCGGCCGCCGACCGCGAGGGCCTTCACCGCGGCCGGGATCGCCCGCTCCAGGACGGAGAGTTCACCGTTGACCTCGATGCGCAGGGCCTGGAAGGTGCGCTTGGCGGGGTTGCCGCCGGTGCGCTTGGCGGCCTGCGGGAGGGAGTCGCGGATCAGCTCCACGAGGCGGGCGCTGTTGGTGAACGGTTCCTTCTCGCGCTCGCGCACCACGGCGGAGACGATCCGCTTGGCCTGCTTCTCCTCGCCGTACTGGCGCAGGATCCGCACCAGCTCGCCGGGCGGATAGGTGTTGAGGACCTCGGCGGCGCTGACGCCCGTCGTCTGGTCCATGCGCATGTCGAGCGGGGCGTCCTGGGCGTACGCGAAACCGCGGTCGGCCTCGTCGAGCTGCATCGAGGAGACGCCGAGGTCGAAGAGGACGCCCTGGACGCGCGGGATCTCCAGCCGTTCCAGGACCTCGGGCAGCTCGTCGTAGACGGCGTGCACCAGGGTGGCCCGCTCCCCGAAGGGCGCGAGGCGCTCGCCGGAGAGGCGCAGCGCCTCCTTGTCGCGGTCGAGGGCGACGAGCCGGGCGGCGGGGAACGTGGAGAGGAGTGCCTCGCTGTGGCCGCCGAGGCCGAGCGTGCAGTCGACGACCACCGCTCCGGGCTCGGCGAGTGCCGGGGCCAACACGTCCAGGCATCGCTGGAGCATCACCGGGACATGTCGGGTCTCGCTCATGCGCCCTCTCAGGTACGGCGCGGTCGCACGTACGGCCGGGTCCCCGCCCGCTCGGAAGGGGAACGGCCTGCCGGCGCCGGTTGAGGGGCGTCGGCCGGCCGGCGAGCGGGAGAGGGCCGAGCCGTGCGTACGCCGCGCATGCGGGGGTGTGCGGGCTTAAGTTCGTCAAGCACGAGGGGGCGCATCACGCCTCCGGTTCGCGTCACTTTAGTCCACTCGTACCGCCGGTCAATCAACCGGCCAGCGCGCCGCGCGGCAGGTCTTTCACTCGAACGGGTCACAGAGGGTCAGGCTTGTGGGGTAGGTCACACGGGGTCGAGTTGACGGTATTTTTCCGACCCCTTGGCGGGACTCCGAGATCAGCTCCGATTACCGTCGTAGACATGTCGACCCCTGCGCACCTCCCCGGAGAGCCCAGCCCCGCCCGCCCTCACCTCACCGTCCGTCACGGTGGCACGGTGACCGACCGGCTCGTCGAAGCGAACCGCCGGTACGCGGCCGACTTCCAGGACCCCGGCATGGGCGCCGCACCGGTCCTGCACGTCGCCGTGGTGGCCTGCATGGACGCCCGCCTCGACCTGCACGCCGCGCTCGGCCTGGAGCTCGGCGACTGCCACACGATCCGCAACGCGGGCGGCGTGGTCACCGACGACGCGATACGTTCGCTCACCATCAGCCAGCGCGCTCTGGGAACACGGAGCGTCATACTGATCCACCACACCAGCTGCGGCCTCGAGAGCCTCACCGAGGACTTCCGGCAGGAGCTGGAGCAGGAAGTGGGCCAGCGGCCGGCCTGGGCCGTGGAATCGTTCAAGGACGTCGATCAGGACGTACGCCAGTCGATGCAGCGCGTACGGACCTCTCCGTTCCTCCTGCACACCGACGACGTGCGCGGTTTTGTCTTCGACGTGAAGACGGGACTGCTGCGCGAGATTGATCCGGTCGCGTAGGACGGCGTAAGAAAATACGGCAAACCCCGGCATATCCCGCTCACTTGTCCACAGGCGAGTGACACGAAGCGGTAACGGCAACAAGAATGCGAGTGTGACACCTCGCCCGGTCGAACCATCCGGGCGTGGTGTTCGTATTTCGGGGTGGGCCGGGCCGTCTGAATCGTGTCGGCCCGTGGAGTGGTACGGGCCGAGGAGGGCCGGGTGACGACCTATGACGATCGAGCGAGCCTCACAGATCTGACCACCACAGCGGAGCGTGTCCGCAGGTCGGTGGAGGGTGTGATCGAGGGCAAGCCGGAGGTCGTACGGCTTTCGCTGACCGTGCTCCTCGCCGAGGGACACCTCTTGATCGAGGATGTGCCCGGCGTGGGCAAGACGATGCTGGCGAAGGCGCTGGCACGGTCCATCGACTGTTCGGTACGGCGGATCCAGTTCACGCCTGACCTGCTGCCGTCCGACATCACCGGTGTGTCGATATTCGACCAGCAGCGGCGGGACTTCGAGTTCAAGCCCGGGGCGATCTTCGCGCAGATCGTGATCGGCGACGAGATCAACCGCGCGTCGCCCAAGACCCAGTCGGCGCTACTGGAGTCGATGGAGGAGCGCCAGGTCACCATCGACGGGCAGACGTACGAACTGCCCAGTCCCTTCATGGTCATCGCCACCCAGAACCCGGTGGAGATGGAGGGCACCTATCCGCTCCCCGAGGCACAGCGCGACCGCTTCATGGCGCGGGTCTCGATCGGTTATCCCAGCGCGGAGGCCGAGCTGCAGATGCTCGATGTGCACGGCGGGGTCTCGCCGTTGGACGATCTGCAGCCGGTGGCGCACGCGCACGACATGGTGAAGCTGATCGACGCGGTGCGGACGGTACATGTCGCCGATTCGGTACGGCGGTACGCGGTGGAGCTCGTCTCGGCCACCCGTAACCACCCGGATCTCAGACTCGGGGCCTCACCGCGTGCGACGCTCCATCTGCTGCGGGCCGCCAAGGCGTCCGCCGCGCTCAGCGGGCGCGACTACGCACTGCCCGACGACATCCAGGCGCTGGCCGTGGCGGTGCTCGCGCACCGGCTGCTGCCCACGGCGCAGGCGCAGTTGAACCGCAGGACCGCCGAGCAGGTGGTGACGGAGATCCTGCAGCGCACGCCCGTACCGAGCGGCGCCGCGCCGGGCAACGGCCCTGCCGCGGGCCGCCAGGCGCCGCCGCCCGGCGCGCCTCCCGTCTACAACCACCAGCAGCCCGGCACGCGGCGGCTGTGATGGCGGCTGGGTTGCCCCCTGGCGGGGCCTCGCCCGGCGTCGACGAGGACCAGGGCGGTCTGCGGGCCGCCCTGTCCGGACTGACCACGCGCGGCCGGTCGTTCCTCGCGGCCGGTATCGCCGCCGGGATCTGCGCGTACGCCCTCGGCCAGAGCGACCTGCTGCGCGTCGGCATGCTCCTCGCCGTGCTGCCGCTGGTCTGCGTGGGCGTGCTGCACCGCACCCGCTACCGGGTCGCGGGCAGCCGCCGGCTCTCCCCCGCGCGGGTGCCCGCGGGCTCCGAGGCGCGGGTCCATCTGCGGATGGACAACGTGTCGCGGCTGCCCACCGGGCTGCTGATGCTCCAGGACCGGGTGCCCTACGTGCTCGGGCCCCGGCCCCGGTTCGTCCTCGACCGCGTCGAGGCGGGCGGGCGGCGCGAAGTGTCCTACCGGGTGCGCTCCGATCTGCGCGGGCGCTATCCGCTGGGGCCGCTGCAGCTGCGCCTCAGCGACCCGTTCGGGATGTGCGAACTGACGCGCTCCTTCAGTGCGTACGACACCCTCACCGTCATCCCGCGCACCGAGCCGCTGCCTCCGGTACGGCTCGCGGGCGAGGCCGCGGGATACGGCGACGGGCGCCAGCGCTCGCTCGCGCTGGCCGGTGAGGACGACGTCATTCCGCGCGGCTATCGGCACGGGGACGATCTGCGCCGCGTCCACTGGCGTTCCACCGCGCGCTACGGCGAGCTGATGGTGCGCCGCGAGGAGCAGCCCCAGCGGGCCAGGTGCACCGTACTCCTGGACACCCGGAGGATCGCCTTCCAGGGAGCCGGGCCCGACTCCGCCTTCGAGTGGGCGGTCTCGGGGGCGGCCTCCGCACTGGTGCACATGCTCGAACGGGGCTTCTCGGTGCGGCTGTTGACGGACACGGGAAGCACGGTCCCCGGCGACGGGAGCAGCGGGTTCGCCGGGGCCACTCAGGACTCGGCCGACTCGGCGGGGCTGATGATGGACACCCTGGCGGTCGTCGGGCACTCCGACGGGGCCGGGCTCTCGCCGTCGTACGACGTCCTGCGCGGCGGCAACGAAGGGCTGCTGATCGCCTTCTTCGGCGATCTGGACGAGGAACAGGCCGCGGTAGCGGCCCGGATGCGGCAGCGCAGCAACGCGGCCGTCGCGTTCGTCACGGACAGCGCGGCCTGGGTGGACGGCGAGCCGGAATCTGCAGAGGCCACGGAGCGGCTGCGGATGCTGCGCGAAGCGGGGTGGACGGTGCTTCAGGCCCGCCCCGGGACGAAGCTCGCCGATCTGTGGCGCCAGGCGGGCCGCGAGCACACGTCCAACACACCGGGGAAGACAGGGGGATGGTCATGAGCGGTCGCGGAAGGCTGGCGCTGTGCGCCTATGCGGCCACGATGATGGCGGCGTGCGCGATGCTGCCGCTGGTCAGTCCGGCCTCCTGGATCGTCCAGGCGGCGTTCCTGACCGCGATCGTCAGCGGTGTGGGCGCGCTCGCCCGGCGGGTGCCGCTGCCGCGGCCGCTCACGGTCGGGGCCCAGGCCCTGGTGGCGCTGCTGCTGCTCACCGTCGTCTTCGCCCGTGGGCAGGCGCTCGCCGGCATCGTGCCCACCCCTGAAGTCTTCCAGCACTTCGGGCAGTTGCTGCAGCAGGGCGGCGACGACGTCGGCCAGTTCTCCATCCCGGCTCCTGCCACCCAGCCGATCCGGCTGATGATGGTGGGCGGGGTCATGCTGATCGGTCTCGCGGTGGACGCGCTCGCGGTGACCTTCCGCAGCGCGGCGCCCGCCGGACTCCCTCTGCTCGCGCTCTACTCGGTCGCGGCAGGGCTCGCGCAGGGCAGCAGTGCCTGGCTCTGGTTCGTGGTCGCCGCCTCCGGCTATCTGCTGCTTCTGCTGGCCGAGGGCCGGGACCGGCTCTCGCAGTGGGGCCGCGTCTTCGGCGGGGCTCCGCGGTCACCCGCGCGGGGCTTCGAGCCCCCGGGCGGCAACGCCACGGCTCCGGCCCGCACCGGGCGGCGCATCGGGGTGGTCGCGCTGGGCATCGCGCTGGTGATCCCGGCCCTGCTGCCCGCGCTGGACAGCGGGCTCATCGGCGGTACGGGCACGGGGACGGGCACCGGGGGCGGCGGCGGAACGATCTCCGCGGTCAACCCGCTGGTCTCCCTGCAGAACAGCCTCAACCAGCCCGAGGACCGCGAGGTGATGCGGTACCGCACCAATGCGTCGGACGTGCAGAGCCTCTATCTGCGGATCGTGGCGCTCGACCAGTTCGACGGCACGGCGTGGAAGTCCTCGGAGCGCAAGGTCACCGACGTACCGAAGACGCTGCCGAAGCCGTCGGGGCTGAGCGCCGACATCAGCACGACCGAGATCAAGACCAATGTGTCGGCGGCCGGCTGGTACGCACAGAACTGGCTGCCCCTCCCCTATCCGGCCATGCAGGTGGGCATCAACGGGAAGTGGCGCTTCGAGCCGGAGGGCCGCACCCTCGTCGGCGACCGCGGGCAGACCACGCGCGGGGTGCAGTACTCGGTGACCAGCCTGCTCGTGGAACCGACAGCCCAGCAGTTGGCGGACGCTCCGCCCGCATCCGCATCCCTGGTGAAGGAGTACACGAAGGTCCCCGAGTCGCTGCCGTCCGTGGTGAAGGCCACGGCGTTGCAGGTGACCCAGGGCGCGGCCAACGACTACGAGCGTGCGGTGAAGCTGCAGGACTGGTTCTCCTCCGAGGGCGGTTTCACCTACGACACCCAGGTGCAGTCCGGCACGGGATCGGCCGCGATCAGCCGGTTCCTGAAGGAGAAGAAGGGCTTCTGCGTCCACTTCTCCTTCTCGATGGCCGCGATGGCCAGGACGCTGGGGATCCCCGCACGGGTGGCGGTCGGCTTCACTCCGGGCTCTTCCCAGCCGGACAGCACGATGTCGGTCGGTCTGCGCGATGCGCACGCCTGGCCGGAGCTGTACTTCGAGGGCGTGGGGTGGACGCGGTTCGAGCCGACGCCGTCCCGCGGTTCCGTACCGTCGTACACCCGGGCGACCGCCCCGGGCGGCGGGGCCGACACTCCGGACAAGCCGAACGCGACCGCCTCGGCCGCGCCGTCCGCGATGCCGTCGGCGACCGACAGCTGCCCGGCGCAGCTGCGCCGGATGAACGAGTGCGGTGCGGCCGCGGCGGCCACGGGCGCCGGTCCCACGGACACCGGGACGCCGCTCTCCACGGTGGTGGGCGCGGCGGTGGCCGTGGGTCTGCTGGTGCTGCTCCCGCTGCTGCCGCTGTTCTGGCGGATCCGGGTGCGCGGGCGGCGGCTGGCCTCCCGTGGACGTACGCCCGCGGACGGAGCGGACCGGACGCTGAGCGCCTGGCGCGAGATCACGGACACGGCCTGGGACTTCGGCATGGAGCCGGACGATTCGCAGACGCCGCGCAAGACGGCTGCGCGGATCGTGCGCCTCGGGTCGCTGGAGGGCCGGGCGGCGGATGCGGTCCACCGGGCGGCCGGTGCGGTGGAGCAGGTGCTGTACGCACCGCATCCGCAGCCGGTGAGCGGTCTCGGCGAGGACGTGGCGCAGGTACGGGCCGGGCTGCGGGCCGGGGCCGGGCGGTCGCAGCGGCTGCGTGCCGTTCTCGCACCGCGCTCGGCCGTACGGGTGGTCTGGGCACTCTCCGAGCGCTGGTCGGCGACGGCCGCACGCTGGAGCCGCAGGCGCGGCGCCGGGGCGGACCGGTGGGCGGCTCTGCTGCGCAGGCCCTCGAGGGACCAGGGCTAGCGGGACGGGACATGGGTGAGGGGCGGCCGCCGATGCGGTCGCCCCTCACCCATGTCCTGCAGGTTCTTCGGGTTCTTCAGGTGCTGCGAAGTTCTACTGGCCCTGTTCGTCACGGCGGCGCTGCCACCGCTGCTCGATCCGGTCCATCACCGACCTGCGCTGCCTGGACTGCCTGCGCGCTGCCGGATCTGCGGCGGCGGCCGGCGGCTGTTCACCCGGTTTGGGCGCCTTGCGCCATCCGGTGACCGCGAGTACTGCGCAGCCCAGCATGACGAGGAATCCCACCACGCTGATCCAGATCTGCTGGGCGACCATTCCGGCCATGAGGAGCGCGATTCCCACCAGGAAGCCAGCAACTGCCTGGTAGACCCGTCGCCGGGTGTATGTACGCAGCCCGGATCCCTGGAGCGCTGTCGCGAACTTGGGATCTTCGGCGTACAGCGCTCGCTCCATCTGCTCGAGCATGCGCTGCTCGTGCTCCGAGAGCGGCACGGAGTCCTCCTACTCGTCGGTCGCGGGGGGCGACCGTAGTGCGGCCCTTTCAGAATAGGCAGGGAATCGCCCCCGTGAAACCCGCCCTCTACGCCAATTCGCCAATCCGGAGATGGTGTACCCCGATCATACGGCGCGAAGCCTCCGATCGGGGGGCCTGTGACCTACTCCGTCCGGGACTGCGCCGCTGATCAGCCCTGCTTCTCGCCGAGGACGTGCAGTTGGGTGGCGACGGAGTGGAAAGCGGGGAGCTCGGCGGCCGCGGCCTCCAGCTTCAGGAGGGCCTCGAGCGCGCCCGGCTCGGTGTCCACCAGGACGCCGGGCACCAGGTCGGCGAAGACCCGAACGCCCTGGACCGAACCGACCTTCAGGCCGGCCGCGCCGACCAGCTCGCCGAGCTGTTCGGCGGTGAAGCGGCGGGGCACCGGGTCGCCGTCGCCCCAGCGGCCCGCGGGGTCGGTGAGCGCCTGACGGGCCTCGTTGAAGTGGCCGGCCAGCGCCCTGGCCAGGACGGCGCCGCCGAGACCGGCGGCGAGCAGGGAGAGCGCGCCCGCGGGGCGCAGCGCGTCGACCGCGTTGCGCACGCCCTCGGCCGGGTCCTCTACGTATTCGAGGACTCCGTGGCAGAGCACCGCGTCGTAGCCGCCGCGCTCCACGCCATCGACGTCGAACAGCCCGAGGACGTCTCCCTGCACTCCGCGCACCCGGTCGGCGACGCCTGCCTCCGCGGCCCTGCGCTCCAGCGCGAAGAGCGCGTTGGGGCTGGGGTCGACCACGGTGACGCGGTGGCCGAGGCGGGCGACGGGCACCGCGAAGTTGCCCGTACCGCCTCCGGTGTCGAGGACGTCCAGGGTGTCCCGTCCGCTCGCCTTGACCCGGCGCTCGAGGGCGTCCTTGAGGACGTCCCACACCACGGCGGTACGAAGGGAGGCGCGGGGGCGCAGCGGGTCCGACACGGCGGTTGACTCCTCGGCGGGGCAAATACGGGCGGGCTGCTCCACCCTATTGCCTTCGGCGCCGCCCCTGGTCATCCCGCCTTCGGGTGCTCCTCCCTGGGCTGGGGCAGCACCGGCTGCAGGACGAGGAGCCGTTCGACGAGGCGCAGGAACATGGCCGCGTCGCGCAGCAGATCGTCGGCGTCCCTGAGAGTGGCCGCGCCCGGTATGCCGGCCTCGGCCCTGGCCCTGCGGCGGGCACCGGAGGCGAACAAGGCGCTCCACTCGGCCAGTTCGGGGGCGATCTCCGGGAGGACCTCCCAGGCGCTGCGGATCTGGCGTCGCCGGCGCGGGGTCGTCTCGGGGCGGCCACGCGCGGCGAGCACGGCGGCCGCGGTGCGCAGGGCTGCGAGGTGGGCGGTGGCGTAGCGGTCGTTCGGCTGCTCCAGCTCGGCGGCCTCGTCGAGGCCCGCGCGGGCCTGGGCGAGCAGATCGAGGGCGGCGGGCGGGGCCGTGGTCCGGCGCAGGACGGGATGGATGTCGCCCGCCGAGCGGTGCGCGGCTGTTGCGGCTTTGGTGCTGGTCATGACGAACCTCCTGTCGTCGCGTGACGGCACTGTGGCCGTATGTGTCCACTGTGAGGGTCACCACTGACAATCGGCTCTGACCTGCTCCTTTGCGTCGAGCACTGGTTCGGGGCTACCTTTTTGCACTGACCGGTCAGTTCAAAAACAGGGGGAGGCCGAGTGATCACCGCCGAGAATCTCGGGCTGAAGGGCCCGCGCGGCTGGGCGTTCCGCGGCGTGCGCATCGCCGCCGGAGCCGGGGCGCTCGTCGCGATCGAGGGCCCCTCCGGATCCGGCCGCACCTGTCTGCTCCTCGCCCTCACCGGCCGGATGCGGACCACGGAGGGGCACGCCGAGGTCGCCGGACTGCACCTGCCCCGGCAGCTCACCGCCGTCCGACGGATCAGCGCGCTCGGCCCCGTCCCCGGCGTCAACGAGCTCGATCCGGCGCTGACCGTCGACGAGCACCTGCGCGAACGGGCCCTGCTGCAGCGCCGTTTCGCCGGCTCGCTGCGCGCACTGCTCCGGCCCCGCGCCGAACGCGCCGCCGAGTCCCGCGCCCGTATCGACTCCGCACTGGAGGCCGCGGGCCTCGATCTCGCGGCGCTCCCCAAGGCCGCGCGCACCTCCGTGCGCGATCTGGAGCGGCTCGAGGCGCTGCGGCTCTCCGTCGCGCTCGCCCTGATCGAGCGGCCGCAGGTGCTGGCCGTGG
The sequence above is drawn from the Streptomyces sp. NBC_01465 genome and encodes:
- a CDS encoding ATP-binding cassette domain-containing protein; translated protein: MITAENLGLKGPRGWAFRGVRIAAGAGALVAIEGPSGSGRTCLLLALTGRMRTTEGHAEVAGLHLPRQLTAVRRISALGPVPGVNELDPALTVDEHLRERALLQRRFAGSLRALLRPRAERAAESRARIDSALEAAGLDLAALPKAARTSVRDLERLEALRLSVALALIERPQVLAVDDTDLKLSDAERTEAWKLLRSLSDTGITVVAVCSQAPEGAITVRTGAGPTEEKGAADALAETGRA
- a CDS encoding transglutaminase TgpA family protein, translating into MSGRGRLALCAYAATMMAACAMLPLVSPASWIVQAAFLTAIVSGVGALARRVPLPRPLTVGAQALVALLLLTVVFARGQALAGIVPTPEVFQHFGQLLQQGGDDVGQFSIPAPATQPIRLMMVGGVMLIGLAVDALAVTFRSAAPAGLPLLALYSVAAGLAQGSSAWLWFVVAASGYLLLLLAEGRDRLSQWGRVFGGAPRSPARGFEPPGGNATAPARTGRRIGVVALGIALVIPALLPALDSGLIGGTGTGTGTGGGGGTISAVNPLVSLQNSLNQPEDREVMRYRTNASDVQSLYLRIVALDQFDGTAWKSSERKVTDVPKTLPKPSGLSADISTTEIKTNVSAAGWYAQNWLPLPYPAMQVGINGKWRFEPEGRTLVGDRGQTTRGVQYSVTSLLVEPTAQQLADAPPASASLVKEYTKVPESLPSVVKATALQVTQGAANDYERAVKLQDWFSSEGGFTYDTQVQSGTGSAAISRFLKEKKGFCVHFSFSMAAMARTLGIPARVAVGFTPGSSQPDSTMSVGLRDAHAWPELYFEGVGWTRFEPTPSRGSVPSYTRATAPGGGADTPDKPNATASAAPSAMPSATDSCPAQLRRMNECGAAAAATGAGPTDTGTPLSTVVGAAVAVGLLVLLPLLPLFWRIRVRGRRLASRGRTPADGADRTLSAWREITDTAWDFGMEPDDSQTPRKTAARIVRLGSLEGRAADAVHRAAGAVEQVLYAPHPQPVSGLGEDVAQVRAGLRAGAGRSQRLRAVLAPRSAVRVVWALSERWSATAARWSRRRGAGADRWAALLRRPSRDQG
- a CDS encoding DUF3040 domain-containing protein encodes the protein MPLSEHEQRMLEQMERALYAEDPKFATALQGSGLRTYTRRRVYQAVAGFLVGIALLMAGMVAQQIWISVVGFLVMLGCAVLAVTGWRKAPKPGEQPPAAAADPAARRQSRQRRSVMDRIEQRWQRRRDEQGQ
- a CDS encoding AAA family ATPase, whose amino-acid sequence is MTTYDDRASLTDLTTTAERVRRSVEGVIEGKPEVVRLSLTVLLAEGHLLIEDVPGVGKTMLAKALARSIDCSVRRIQFTPDLLPSDITGVSIFDQQRRDFEFKPGAIFAQIVIGDEINRASPKTQSALLESMEERQVTIDGQTYELPSPFMVIATQNPVEMEGTYPLPEAQRDRFMARVSIGYPSAEAELQMLDVHGGVSPLDDLQPVAHAHDMVKLIDAVRTVHVADSVRRYAVELVSATRNHPDLRLGASPRATLHLLRAAKASAALSGRDYALPDDIQALAVAVLAHRLLPTAQAQLNRRTAEQVVTEILQRTPVPSGAAPGNGPAAGRQAPPPGAPPVYNHQQPGTRRL
- a CDS encoding DUF58 domain-containing protein; its protein translation is MAAGLPPGGASPGVDEDQGGLRAALSGLTTRGRSFLAAGIAAGICAYALGQSDLLRVGMLLAVLPLVCVGVLHRTRYRVAGSRRLSPARVPAGSEARVHLRMDNVSRLPTGLLMLQDRVPYVLGPRPRFVLDRVEAGGRREVSYRVRSDLRGRYPLGPLQLRLSDPFGMCELTRSFSAYDTLTVIPRTEPLPPVRLAGEAAGYGDGRQRSLALAGEDDVIPRGYRHGDDLRRVHWRSTARYGELMVRREEQPQRARCTVLLDTRRIAFQGAGPDSAFEWAVSGAASALVHMLERGFSVRLLTDTGSTVPGDGSSGFAGATQDSADSAGLMMDTLAVVGHSDGAGLSPSYDVLRGGNEGLLIAFFGDLDEEQAAVAARMRQRSNAAVAFVTDSAAWVDGEPESAEATERLRMLREAGWTVLQARPGTKLADLWRQAGREHTSNTPGKTGGWS
- a CDS encoding SAV_6107 family HEPN domain-containing protein, which encodes MTSTKAATAAHRSAGDIHPVLRRTTAPPAALDLLAQARAGLDEAAELEQPNDRYATAHLAALRTAAAVLAARGRPETTPRRRRQIRSAWEVLPEIAPELAEWSALFASGARRRARAEAGIPGAATLRDADDLLRDAAMFLRLVERLLVLQPVLPQPREEHPKAG
- a CDS encoding FtsB family cell division protein, whose amino-acid sequence is MTTAARQLKGRAARLARMLPSGPNTAARTPFVLLVVVLLGGGLITLLLLNSALNAGSFRLNDLKKKTTELTDEQQALQRDVDDRSAPDALEQRARELGMVPGDAPAFLNPDGSVKGVPGAASAVPQALVVPASPTPTPTPTPSATAPPSGSASPPLPSPTGTRPGSAAHPSAVTSTKPTQTPGR
- a CDS encoding class I SAM-dependent methyltransferase, which produces MSDPLRPRASLRTAVVWDVLKDALERRVKASGRDTLDVLDTGGGTGNFAVPVARLGHRVTVVDPSPNALFALERRAAEAGVADRVRGVQGDVLGLFDVDGVERGGYDAVLCHGVLEYVEDPAEGVRNAVDALRPAGALSLLAAGLGGAVLARALAGHFNEARQALTDPAGRWGDGDPVPRRFTAEQLGELVGAAGLKVGSVQGVRVFADLVPGVLVDTEPGALEALLKLEAAAAELPAFHSVATQLHVLGEKQG
- a CDS encoding beta-class carbonic anhydrase; amino-acid sequence: MSTPAHLPGEPSPARPHLTVRHGGTVTDRLVEANRRYAADFQDPGMGAAPVLHVAVVACMDARLDLHAALGLELGDCHTIRNAGGVVTDDAIRSLTISQRALGTRSVILIHHTSCGLESLTEDFRQELEQEVGQRPAWAVESFKDVDQDVRQSMQRVRTSPFLLHTDDVRGFVFDVKTGLLREIDPVA
- the rsmH gene encoding 16S rRNA (cytosine(1402)-N(4))-methyltransferase RsmH; translated protein: MSETRHVPVMLQRCLDVLAPALAEPGAVVVDCTLGLGGHSEALLSTFPAARLVALDRDKEALRLSGERLAPFGERATLVHAVYDELPEVLERLEIPRVQGVLFDLGVSSMQLDEADRGFAYAQDAPLDMRMDQTTGVSAAEVLNTYPPGELVRILRQYGEEKQAKRIVSAVVREREKEPFTNSARLVELIRDSLPQAAKRTGGNPAKRTFQALRIEVNGELSVLERAIPAAVKALAVGGRIAVLSYHSLEDRLVKQVFAAGAANTAPPGLPVVPERYQPRLKLLTRGAELPTEEEVAENRRAAPARLRGAQRIREEAV